The Doryrhamphus excisus isolate RoL2022-K1 chromosome 22, RoL_Dexc_1.0, whole genome shotgun sequence genome segment GGACCAACCCTTTTTCCGTCGTTTTTCTCCATGTGGAGGTAGTAAGTTGGGTACATGCCCTTCTCCATTCCTCTCCTGTCCCTGGTGACCCGACACTGGATGGTCATGTCTCTGGGGGCAGGACGCAAGGAGAACTTCTCAAGGTCCTCCAGCGATATCGGAGAATCCGTCTGCAGTGACAaatccattttatttcaaagtatTCCATTTCAATTGGATAGTTATTAGAGTATTAGGAATAGTGTCCGTGTCTCACTCTGGTGTTGGATTCACTCCCTGAAGATGAGCCCTCCTTGTAGTTGGAGTTAAGGGACGCTAAACTGGGTGTGTTTTtctctccttccttctttccttctttacTGTCCACCTGAACCTCCTCGTCTTTGCTTTCCTCGCTTATCTGGCACCTTGCTGTTGGAATATTCACATATTATTCACAACATATTCccgaataagttagcagaacttaaaaaaaaaaaagtgaggcaatcagttgccacatttttttttcagttcataaactcaaacgtttgagtatatcagagctttaatttttggagttgatattagatatacttttttttaattttggggtgACAAAagaaatagctttcttttttgcattctctctgccatgcattctccattctttcatttttgttctcatttcaactctttccataggaagaaggtgtgcatgtgtaacctaGTACACACTACAAATATATCTAATGCAATGGATTTATTCTTCAATGATTCTtgctttgatttattcatttttaatagatACTAATAAGTAACTACAAATTATTtgaagtaggttacacaaatctgcaaaaagttcatattaatcaaaaatgacaagtttaaataaactgaaaagacagataatgcaactggcaatcaacatttataagtagaacttttaagaaaatttgaagttaactatacttataccaatttattattttgagcattcggatttacagtatttatgttgtatataaactatgtttttaagttcatcttacttaatatagccatacttcaatttcatcaaaacatattagttaaaagcactcaaaatggaacaacataattaagttattagaacttaaCATAACTTCATTGAGTtcagtactttgaacattcgggtttacagtgtagtATTACTTCATTTGTGGATTTATGGGACATTTATGGCACAGATTGATGCTCACACGTGTCCATATGTTTTTTCTTTCGGGGAGAGTCGCGGGACGGCAACTCCTCATCTTCACTTTCTTCATGATGGTTCTCCTTTGGAGTTGTTGTCTCCCTCTCCGGGGATGTTGAGGTGTCCTGCAAGTGCTTCTCTAAAATAGAAACAAGAATATTTTTGAAAGTAAActttacagtacatacatagtgtactgtactgtacgctATGGTTTCTAatagaacagattaattggggtttattgataataatatgacatttttgcagCAATGCTGGATTTACTTTTGCGTTCCTGTTTGGTCGTTTTGTTTGTCTTCTGTCCATCTTCACGGTCTTTTGCTTTGTCCttcctttttgcttttttctctttcttcttgTCTTTTGTCTCCCGTCCATCGTTTTCCTCCACagcttaaatataaaaaatgtaaaattaataattagcaTGATTAGGGATGTCGGATATTTTACCAAAAACAATATGCACATATTGTCCAACTGTACTCTCAacggtatcagccgatactgataccgatatgtgacACATATACATGACATATCCCCTGTGGTGGATatgtactgataattatcagacatccataAATATGATACTTCCCAAATAAGCCGTCATTGTCGTCATTAAACTCAACAAGAAgtccacaatgtatcccaccagGCATCCTCCATGACACGGGACAGCTTTGTCTTACGTTTGGTCTGCTTCTCTTCCGCCGGCGCCTCATTATCCaccgtctcctcctcctcctcttgttcAGTGTCCAAGTGGATCTTTTCTGGAGCACCAGGCATCTCCTCCAACATGACGGTTTCCATCACATCACCCTCCCCCAGCGTGACGACGTCCAATGGGTTGTCGTGGGCGTGCTCCACCTGATCTTCACAGACAAATGTGACAGAGTCGCGGAGGTCGGAGGTCGTGAAGACGTCACGGTGAGTCAAGTGTCCCAAGTGATGTTTTACCACTTAGCGAGACGTTGCTGAGGGACTGGCTGATCAAGAGCGGCGTCTCATCCGAGCGGCCTTTTTGCTTGCGGTTCTTTTGGCGAGTGTCCCGGTTGGCGACCACCATTTGACAATCCGCACGCTTCTTTTGTTGCTTCTTCATTAAAATGGATCGCTGAGGTAAAATATATAAGATTACGATATTTCCAGTGAGCATTATGTATGGGTTATGCTACAAATTATTTGTAAGATATACAAGCAtacaataatactactaataataaaaccaactcctcagtaagaaaagtagccaTTGGCTCTCCTTGAAGTCGCTAGATGATGGATGCCATTGTTgaatttgcatatgatgttgtaagggggggcggcacggtggtcgagtggttagcgcgcaaccctcacaactaggaggactagggttcgattccaccctcggtcatctctgtgtggagtttgcacgttctccccgtgcgtgggttttctccgggtactccggtttcctcccacattccaaaaacatgctaggttaattagccactccaaattgtccatcggtatgaatgtgagtgtgaatggttgtttgtctatatgtgccctgtgattggctgagtgTACCCAGcccctcgcctgaagacagctgggataggctagcatgtttttggaatgtgggaatcctagctgtgaggtctgcgcactaaccactagaccaccgtgccgcccaaaatgaTAATATCATTACAAAAATGCTCAGTGACTTAGTGACTTTGATGGCGGCCATATTCTGCTCAAATTTTGTGCTTGTTCGCCCCCGATAAGATCTGTAGCAAATTTCATGGTAATTTGGCTTAACACCGTAAAGTAAATAGTACAGTGGGGTGTGTGAGAACTTACAAGTCAGTCCAACTTGGGGGTTTTATAACAGCGCCATCATGTGGCttatttgtcataaaaataatagcacaggcaacacagtagaGGTGCAGGTTTCGGCATATTTTCACCTTCTTggttgcagcaaaaaaaaaaaaattagggcaCCTCATGGGATATATGACATATTGTTAGACAGTGTACCCAATAATATGGCCAGTGATGTCAACATTAGATGACACCCCTCGTGATAATCATACTTTTCATTTATAAGAAccctgaaaacattttttttccaacctaaaattaaattttaaaaaatgtcaatgtaAACAACAACCATGAAACACCAATATGATTTGAAAATATGCTAATACTGCTCTTTAGTATGAAATCATTGCACCTAAGAGGTGCTAATTCCTTGTATTAGATATTTAGTCATTCATGTAGTATAAATACTGTGACTGTGTACGTCAAACAACAGGTGATTCTGACACATAGCACTTCCTGGATGCTTATTTTAATGGATCACACTCTATAATCCTAAATAATAGAACATTTATAACaactcatttcattttttttacctgattgTCCAACTTCTGCTGCCGTATGCTGGGCTCCTCCATGTTTATGGGCAAGATGAttcagaaaaaagacaaattatagccacaaaaagtgcaaaaaggcGTGAAAAAGCATTGAAAGCAATTATAAAATAAGCCAGGGTGTGTGACGGTGGCACCCTGCTCCATCTGACTGTCTGCTCACCTGCGTGGAGCAGAAGGCAAAGGGGATTAAAATGGGATAATGTTCTTAAACAGCACTGCACGGCTCAGCCGGCGTGGACAAGTAAGTGGGCAAGCCCAGACAGCCGTCCTCCATAGACTAGTTCATTTTAAATATCATCAAAAAAaggacaggaagtaaacaacCTTTTGTTTTGAACCTCACACTCCCCAGAATAGTcatcatcatgaaaaaaaaaatattgttccatTAAAGGCCATATACATCCGTCATCTTCCTGACATGTAAAAATGTCCCATAGAGGAAGGCACAAACACACCTCTTGAGTGAATGGATTCTGCAGAGACGTTGTTATCTCGTTGTCATGGTGACAGCCactcatcagcagcagcagcacagacGAAGGGTTCATTAAAATACGAAAAGGAAGCACCAATTTAAATGTGACCAACATGGTTATTGTATTATAGTTGGTTCTTCAGTCGTGTTTGGtgctataaaaaaataataaaaataattgtagtTAGTCTGTGGATGTCTATACAATATACGTACAAGAACTTTGCAACATTTGTGTTGAAAACTTCAATTTTTCCTTGTTCTGTATTTGTTGctcatattaatgaaaaaataataaaaatataaataaatataataaatatcgAGGTTATTTACTGTTGTTTTAAACGTCGCAAATTATGCATCGTAACATAATTGATTAAACTGATTGAATAGCTATTTTTCCGGACGAATTAAACGTAAGGAAGAAAACCGGAAGTAGGTCCCTTGTTGCTTGGCTACCTCGGGGGTAACCCGGAAGTCAACCCGGAAGTCAACCCGGAAAATGTCGTCTGTCGACATTATTTCGCGCAAAAAAAGTTCTTCAATGGTGGCGTTCACATTTTCTTTATGTATACTTTAGCGACTTGTTGATTAACAACTGATACTTTGATAacgtttattgatttttttctgtaagaTCTACCAAAATAGATGTCATCTATTTCTATTCCAACCACGGACACGCCCAACCCgctctgattggtcacactcaacGCCCCTTTGAGGCTGCAAATCCTAACTGTAGGTAAAGGGAAACATGTCATTTGGAGAGGCAAATATtctttgtataaaaatataaaatattatttttgtctgcTGACAAGTACTTCAAACTCAAGTGCTTGTTTATCATCAACAAAAGCTGCTGGGAATAAGTTGGAAGTGGAATGAGATTTAtgcccaaaaacatgcatcgaGTTAGTCCAGTACAGAGTCATACAACTATAGCATCTAAatataaatcacattttttgataatatgtaaaataattaatcacattgTCAAGTGTTAGGATCccaaataaacaaatgtaatatcGGATGTATTGCAACATCCCCTGTAATGCAAACTTAACACGAAGAGCTTCAaacaggattattattattaagatgtgCGTGCTCTTCTTAAAGATACCATGCAGTAAGGCATCAATTCCCCAACTCTTAAAATtaaacagcaacaacacaaccatatattacatatacattaaaacacatttgAAGAAGAATGAGGTTTATGTTTCAAAGTCCTCCAGCTCCAGCAACATGATCTTAGCCGTGTTCTGGAAGAGCGCCGCTCGGTTCTGCTGCTCCCCTTTCTTCACCCAGTGCCCGTAAATGCGGAAGGCACAGCCGTCAATGAGCTTGCGAACGCCACGGAGGGAGTAGGGATCTCTGGCCAAGATATCACGGGTCAGAGGTCGAGCCCTGCGGTAGCGACTGTACATTTTGATGCAAGCCAGCACGGTGACAATCAGCACCTGGAAAACAATCACATCCTCGGTTCCTGTGCTGCTTAACTGTCATCCATTTATGACGACACTCCTCACCTTGAATGTCCTTCTGGGGCTGAAGCGCCGCACCTGATCCTTCTGGTACTGCCTGAAGAAAGGATGTGCTAAGGCTTGCTCTGCGTTGAGACGCACAGCGGGGTCGACCACCAGCAGCTTGGAGATCTGAACATCGCATCATGAAGGTAAGTAAGGGATGCAACTACTGTTTAAGCCCTACCACAGTTGTAAACTAGCAACACTTGACCTCTTTTATTCCTCCGTAGAACTTGAATTCACacgttccagagtcaaactatCACCACTGCCCCATTTCTTATAACGTCACAATAAAACACAGTCCTAAATTATGCAATGCAAGTAAGGATAATGCATAGGAAATAGTGCACGCTTACCAGATCCTTCACAGTGTCGGACCGGTCATCCCATTCGGGCGAGCTGAACTTGTATCGACCTTCCGTGATCATCCTCAGCATCAGCATCTGTTTGCGGTGCCAGAATGGCGGCGAGCCGGCCAGCAAGGTGAAAAGGATCACGCCGCACGCCCACCTGTGTAAAAGAAACAGAAACTGTAGACAGGAAACCAGCAAAGCCACATAAATACACTCATGCTTCCATGATGAAtgtaagcaacaaaaaaaaacttacagaTCAACCTCTTTTCCGTAGCCTGGGTGCATTTCATCCATGGAGCACTTGAGTATTTCGGGGGCCAAATATCCCGGGGTTCCACAAAGCTCTGATAATGACAATAACAGTCAAAAGCAGTCATGACTACAACTGTGTAATGCCGTGTCCAACATTTTCCACTGCGAGTCACACACTGAAAAATCTAAGGATGCATGGGCAACTTTGATTTATTTACTAATGTataaaagcaaaagcaaaaacacaatcctaaaaaatatatataatgcttTGGGGCAGTCGGGACAAAGCTCCGGGGATGAACAAGTTCCGTTCACAAAGTAAAcgcttcattcattccacaTGCCATCCGTCAAAATGTTGACTCcatgtttcatttaatttaaactgGAGGCAAATGTCGAGATACTGATACTCCTTTGTACCTCGTAGCTTCTCCCCAGGCTGCAGCTGCACCGAGAACCCGAAGTCGGACAATTTGATGTGGCCCTGGTCATCCAGCAGAATGTTCTCAGGTTTCAAGTCGCGGTGGACGATGTGGCGAGAATGGAGGTACTGTACTGCTTGTAGAAGAGCTCGCATCATGCTCCTGCCGTGCGAAAATAGTCATATTGAACATTATGGACAAGCGTTTCATTTCATGTCACTTTTCATTTGACGATACGTGCCTTGTTTCCTTCTCGCTCAGTGTAACTTTTTCTGTGAGGTAGTCAAACAGCTCCCCTCGCCTCATGCTAGAAAGAAAACACATACTTCAGGCATTAGACATACCTGCAAAATTAattgttttcaataaaaaatagcatAGCTACATGagttggtttaaaaaataatggaaaagtGACTTTTACAGTAACTGTATCACTTATTTATACATAATTATTGGACTTCGGTACTACTCACAGATCAAACACCAGGAAGATGAAGGTTGCAGACTCGTATGAGTCAACAAGTGTAACTAAGAGAAAGAATAGAATGGCTTCATCACTGGGTTGGcctaaatgtaaataaacaaactAAGTATGTTGTGGACCTACTGATTGAGGAGTGGCCCTTCACCATGTTGAGGACTTGGATCTCCTTCAGCGTGGATGTCTTCACTTCCTCCAGCTGCTGGATGGTCATCTTCTCTGCTGTGATCTCAATGATCTTGACGGCCAACTCCTGTCCCGTGTGTCTGTGCACACACCTGCGTACCACGCTGCTCACACCCCTGACACACCATCGGCGTATCCAACATGGAGATtagttgttgggtttttttccattaCAGCTCATGTTACATTCTTAATtatctgtttacttgtttagaaagtcataaagagCTCACAATGGGCCGAAAATGGTAATAGTACCCATATGTCctctttatatttattaattgtatAAAGGCAGCACTTTGAAAGCGGTTGGCAGTGACATGTATTTTGCCTCAATAGCGCCCCATGTGGCCACAGTGACACTCACAATGGTCGTTTCACTTCAAATCTAAATACAGTAGTAATTTAGACCTTATACTGTCATCAAATATTTGAAGATCCACTTTATTGGCCCATATGAGATGAACGATACGAactattgttaatattaataaatatacaattttgGACTATGCCCTGCAGGATAGGATGCACGACAGTCGTTTACGAAAAAGCGTGTCTATTATTTTCTGATGAACTCACCTGCCAATCACCTCTTTCGGGTCATACTTCTGGTAAAACTCCTTAGCACCCACCCAGTCTGGTAATTCATCTCCAAGCACAATGTCCTTGGTCATGATGATGGACTGGGACCTCAAAACAACAAAGAGTTCTTCAAATGTCTAACTTAAAAGACAACATGGTCACGACCAGGAAGTACAGTCAAGATAGGGAAGTAATATGTTTTAGCTTGCAGTTCAGGAAGACATTTTATCTTTTTCTTGTTTAGCAAAATGCCCTTCGCGCATCATGATGGTTTGCTAGTAGTGCCCTTGCCTGCAGCGGTTCAGTGACCGTGCCCGAAGATACTCACTATGTATCCGCTGGGAACGTCAACAACAACCGCGAGGGAGACAAGGCAGCCAGGAAGGTGCTGCGGTGCGATTCAACAAAGTCAGCCGGGTCGCTAAAGCAAAGCCATTACAGCGCATCCTTCAGTAAAGATCACCAAAGCGAGTTagccaaaatgacattttctaaGTATTAACATTTTGTCCACATTTCCTTCAACTGATCCGGTGTATTTTTGCCAAGTGCATGACTATCGCCCCCATGTGGTTGGAGTGCGACAATGTCGTTCGATAATTTTCTTGCACATTTAGAATTCATACATTAAATAGATGTTATAGATATTTGAATTTAAGAGAtagatattttaatttaaaaaaaactcaccaaAGCCGGTCCAACGTAATTACTTTATGTCTTTTTGTGATAATTTGCTTGTCGACGAGTTTGGTTAGTGGGGGTGGATGTCGTCATTTCCGGTAGCTGCTCCGATGTCTTGAAACGTTCACATCGATCCGCTCCTGGGAAGGTTTGTATTGTTAATACAGGCGAGAAAACGTTCCACGTCTGTATTTTTATCTAAAGTTAATTTTGACTGTATTAGCACATTGATTGGCATTTAAAAATGCACCGCATTCTTAAAATGAAATGTGCTTTGCGGTATCGATATTAGCATTAGCCTAGCTTACTGTAGCGATTCAGCTAATACAGTTTGCgctaaccaaagcaaagataAATGTGCTTATTTGAATTGTCCATTGCCTTGTCTACTCGATGATAACCTTGCTTGACAATTAAATACTACATTCGCTTCTTGGGAGACTCATAAAATGTCCAGCTGTCATGATATGAATTAATTTGTTTGCCACTACGACTTACAACAAGGTTTAATGTTACTTTGTGTTTGATTGTATGCAGGGGAAGCCAAGATGTCAGGTGCTGGGGGAGGAAAGCGTCCCTCGGGAGGGGACAGTCCCCCTGGGCCACCTGAGAAGAAAAGCAAGAAAGAGGAGAAGACAACCACCACTCTCATTGAGCCCATTCGCATAGCTGGAGTCTCATCCACGGTCAGTTGATAGACGTGTTTGGTTTTGGCAAGTCTCCCTGTACTGTGTGTGCATAGACAGGCTCTTCATCAAGCTCTTCATTCAATGTGCAGGAGGAAATGGACATGAAGGTGCTGCagtttaaaaacaagaagctgTGCGAGCGCTTGGAGCAGCGGCAGGCGATGGAGGATGAGTTACGAGAGAAAATAGAGAAGCTAGAAAAGAGGCAAGCGACTGATGACACCACGCTGCTGATTGTAAACCGCTACTGGTCAGAGGTACTATTGATCATTGGATTGTATTACAACATTCTCACATATGTAAACATGTCAGATTcaaacataattattttttttatggcagCTGGAAGAGAAGGTCCATGTTCTACGTAAACATATCGAGCCGGCTGCCCCAGTGCCATCTACCCCGGTTCCTCCATCTACTCCTCTTCCTGATAATGCACCCATGGAAGAAGATGGCATCAAAATAGCATCACCAACCTCTGGTGTGCCTCCGCCCCCACTCCCTGAAGCTCCGAATGCTGGAGAACAGCTAGACCAGCAGCAACACCAGCAGGAAGAaggtcaggaagggcatctggGGAATCTACAGAAGCCTCCACCTCCAGATGGACCAGAGGAATTGACACCTACAGAGCCTCCGCAAGAATCGACGACAGGTTAGATGCTATCTTTTTTTCTTAAGTGTTATTCCTGTATACAGGAATAACCCTGTTTGCTCAGGCATGTCAACGGGTTATTCCGAATGTTTCAGAAACCGGAATATTGACCTTAACCGGaatattgactgcatgtaaacataatGAGTGACTCTTTTACAACAACCACACCTGAATGCGTGCAGAAGCATCGCCACTGCCGCCACCCCCCCTGAGTGAAAACGCCAAGGGTTTCTTGACCACGCTGGAGCACAGCACCGAAGAGGAGCTCACCCTGCGCCTCCAGGACCGCATGCAGTTCAGCAAGGAAGCCATCGCCTGCCTCGTGTGCGTCTTTGACAGGTTGCATAGCGGCATCGATGATATGTGCAAGCAGATCCAAGCTGCAGGTAAGTCAACCATGGGCCGGCCTCTAGCCAGGGGGCGTGTCAAAAGCGGAATCGGCAGGTCAGGGGTTGATCCAGACCCTCTAACATGCTATTTCATGGCAGTATGCGAGGACGAGAGCCTCGCCGGTGCGGTCACCGCAAACCGCACCGCGTTGGATGAGAACTGTCGACTGAGAGACCTGGCCACTCTGCTGCATGGCCGGCACCACAAGACATCCATGGAGGTGAGATGTTCTAGGCACACTCGGTTTAGCGGGACATCATAAAGTTCGTCGGCAATAATTGCCCGTGTTGACTCTCATTACAGTACAACGAATGGGTGGACAAGGTGACCAGCGCCGAGACAAAGGTGTCTgagatggagaccactgtggaggactTGCAGTGGGACATTGAGAAGCTCCGAAACAGGGAACAAAAGCTCAACAAGCACCTGGCAGAGGCCATGGAGCAGGTACATGTTGTTGTGGTATTGTTAATGCTATAgtagtcttttttttgtggtcTTTATCCTTTTTCTTTTAGAAACCAATAAATAGGAAAGCAAAGGATGAGggaaaataactgaaaaaaatagtCTAAAAAAATACTCAACTAAAAGTTTTTACTCGAGAgtattaagtgtaaaaatagtatattttttaaatgcttgcataataaacttttattttatttatttgtggtcCACAGCTCAAATCGGGCTACAGCAGCACGGGCAGCTCCGGCGGGCTGGCTGGCGGCCAaattacattaaacattcaaaaggtAAGCATGCGTCTcgataccacttccacactcatGCGCCGCACgtctaacgttttttttttttttttcctttcattccAGTTTGAGAGTCTTAACACAGAGCTGGAGCACAACCAGGAGTTGGCCAACAGCCGCATGGCAGAGCTGGAGAAGCTGCAGGTGGAGCTCCAGGAAGCCGTGAGGGAGAGCGAGAAGCTGAAGGTGATGATATAATACGGCACGTGCATGGTTGGCGCGCAAAGTAGCAgcctttttgcatgttctcaatgAGCGTTCAAGATCTGGTGGAGCAGATCCAGAGCTCAACTGGACCAAGTCCAGGCTTTTCTGCACTGTGATTGTCTTGCTCCCAAGAGCGACGTCTGCGTTCACGCCTGGCTAGACGAACCTCAAGTTTGACTTAATTTAACCAAACAAAGCAGGTGTGAGAAGACTGCAGCTGGAATTGAACGTTCGGTACTGAAACGTGGCGTCTCTGATGCTCTGCCTTCACTGTCGCCGCCTCGCCTGTTCCAGATGGATGTGCGTAATATTCCAGAGGAAGTCGTGAAGGAGACGGTGGAATACAAATGTCTGCAGTCCCAGTTCTCTCTGCTCTACAACGAGTCTCTGGGAGTGAAGACCCAGCTGGATGAGGCTCGGGCCCTCCTGCTCACTGCCAAGAACGCCCACCTCAGACAAATTGAGCACATGGAGGTGAACGTATAGCGGAATCATACGCTGTATCACGTCATCCACAGAGACAACCTTGTGCGTCTTATTCCAACATTGCTTGTCCGCGTCCCCTCTCAGAGCGACGAGCTGTCTCTTCAGAAGAAGCTGCGCACTGAGGTCATCCAGCTGGAGGACACGCTTGCCCAAGTGCGTAAGGAGTATGAGATGTTGCGCATCGAATTTGAGCAAAATCTGGCTGCTAATGAACAAGCAGGTACTTTcctaaagcattttttttttactttaagagCAGTTACTGCTGTGGATCTTGCTagattgtgtacctaatgaagtgtccgttGCCTTTCTCAGGACCAATCAACAGGGAGATGCGACACCTCATCAGCAGCCTGCAGAACCACAACCTCCAGTTGAAAGGCGATGTGCAGCGCTTCAAGAGGAAGTTGCGGGAAACGCAGATGGAGATCAATAAGGTAGATGACACTAAAGTGTGTCTTTCGAAACTTTTACGATAACCAtcaagttgggggggggggtgggggtggagatACTTACCTGATATTTGTTCCCATGAAAGCTACGCTGCCTGAACAGCGACTCGGGCGTTTTAATTCTGGAAGAGTCGACCAGCGACAGCATCGACGTGAAgaaagaggaagatgaggaccaagaggaggaagaggagagaagGAAAGAGCTGGAGCGGCAGCGAGCCCGAGAGAGGGAGCGCG includes the following:
- the si:dkey-220f10.4 gene encoding tubby protein homolog yields the protein MEEPSIRQQKLDNQRSILMKKQQKKRADCQMVVANRDTRQKNRKQKGRSDETPLLISQSLSNVSLSDQVEHAHDNPLDVVTLGEGDVMETVMLEEMPGAPEKIHLDTEQEEEEETVDNEAPAEEKQTKPVEENDGRETKDKKKEKKAKRKDKAKDREDGQKTNKTTKQERKKKHLQDTSTSPERETTTPKENHHEESEDEELPSRDSPRKKKHMDTSRCQISEESKDEEVQVDSKEGKKEGEKNTPSLASLNSNYKEGSSSGSESNTRTDSPISLEDLEKFSLRPAPRDMTIQCRVTRDRRGMEKGMYPTYYLHMEKNDGKRVFLMAGRKRKKSKTSNYLISTDPTNLSRDTSCYIGKLRSNVLGTKFTVYDGGENPEKKPFIQECESVRQELAAICYETNVLGFRGPRKMTVIIPGMLENDDRVSIQPKNEHDTLLVRHANNNTNKLVTLVNKSPSWNEQTQSYVLNFHGRVTQASVKNFQIIHPENDDYIVMQFGRVSEDVFSMDYSFPMCALQAFAITLSSFDGKLACE
- the phkg2 gene encoding phosphorylase b kinase gamma catalytic chain, liver/testis isoform gives rise to the protein MTKDIVLGDELPDWVGAKEFYQKYDPKEVIGRGVSSVVRRCVHRHTGQELAVKIIEITAEKMTIQQLEEVKTSTLKEIQVLNMVKGHSSIITLVDSYESATFIFLVFDLMRRGELFDYLTEKVTLSEKETRSMMRALLQAVQYLHSRHIVHRDLKPENILLDDQGHIKLSDFGFSVQLQPGEKLRELCGTPGYLAPEILKCSMDEMHPGYGKEVDLWACGVILFTLLAGSPPFWHRKQMLMLRMITEGRYKFSSPEWDDRSDTVKDLISKLLVVDPAVRLNAEQALAHPFFRQYQKDQVRRFSPRRTFKVLIVTVLACIKMYSRYRRARPLTRDILARDPYSLRGVRKLIDGCAFRIYGHWVKKGEQQNRAALFQNTAKIMLLELEDFET
- the rnf40 gene encoding E3 ubiquitin-protein ligase BRE1B, translating into MSGAGGGKRPSGGDSPPGPPEKKSKKEEKTTTTLIEPIRIAGVSSTEEMDMKVLQFKNKKLCERLEQRQAMEDELREKIEKLEKRQATDDTTLLIVNRYWSELEEKVHVLRKHIEPAAPVPSTPVPPSTPLPDNAPMEEDGIKIASPTSGVPPPPLPEAPNAGEQLDQQQHQQEEGQEGHLGNLQKPPPPDGPEELTPTEPPQESTTEASPLPPPPLSENAKGFLTTLEHSTEEELTLRLQDRMQFSKEAIACLVCVFDRLHSGIDDMCKQIQAAVCEDESLAGAVTANRTALDENCRLRDLATLLHGRHHKTSMEYNEWVDKVTSAETKVSEMETTVEDLQWDIEKLRNREQKLNKHLAEAMEQLKSGYSSTGSSGGLAGGQITLNIQKFESLNTELEHNQELANSRMAELEKLQVELQEAVRESEKLKMDVRNIPEEVVKETVEYKCLQSQFSLLYNESLGVKTQLDEARALLLTAKNAHLRQIEHMESDELSLQKKLRTEVIQLEDTLAQVRKEYEMLRIEFEQNLAANEQAGPINREMRHLISSLQNHNLQLKGDVQRFKRKLRETQMEINKLRCLNSDSGVLILEESTSDSIDVKKEEDEDQEEEEERRKELERQRAREREREAERERERDRERERQRSDELKRKDSDTLKMLRVELKKAQESQKEMKLLLDMYKSAPKEQRDKVQLMAAERKSKAEVDELKMRVRELEEREKKESKKLADEDALRKIRVAEETIEHLQKKLAATKQEEEALLSEMDVTGQAFEDMQEQNSRLLQQLREKDDANFKLMSERIKSNQIYKLLKEEKEELADQVMTFKTQVDAQLLVVQKLEEKEGVLQSTLATLEKELAVRTQALELNKRKAVEAAQLAEDLKVQLEHTQAKLKEIQVAVAENRTARERESSNLKRAQEDLSRLRRKLEKQKKVEVYSDADEILQEEINQYKAKLRCPCCNTRDKDTVLTKCFHVFCYECLKMRYDTRQRKCPKCNCAFGANDFHRIYIT